The following coding sequences are from one Stigmatopora nigra isolate UIUO_SnigA chromosome 10, RoL_Snig_1.1, whole genome shotgun sequence window:
- the LOC144203683 gene encoding PRELI domain containing protein 3B-like — MKIWTSEHIFNHPWETVTKAAMQKYPNPMNPSVFGVDVLDRTVDKQGRLHSKRLLSTEWGLPSIVKSIIGNTRTCTYIQEHSVVDPQQKSLELQSTNITCTNLVSVDEKLTYKPHPDDSKKTILTQEAIISVKGVSLSSYLEGLLASSISVNAGKGREALEWVIRRLNTEIEELAATARGTIRTPMAAATVSDK; from the exons ATGAAGATTTGGACATCTGAACATATATTCAA TCATCCATGGGAAACGGTGACCAAGGCTGCCATGCAAAAGTACCCCAACCCAATGAATCCTAGCGTGTTCGGAGTTGACGTTTTGGACCGGACAGTTGACAAGCAAGGGCGCCTTCACAGCAAAAGACTTCTCAGCACTGAGTGGGGTTTACCTTCCATTGTCAAGTCT ATCATTGGTAACACGCGGACGTGTACGTACATTCAGGAGCATTCGGTTGTGGATCCGCAACAGAAAAGTCTTGAACTTCAGTCGACCAAT ATTACGTGTACCAACCTGGTGTCTGTGGATGAAAAGTTAACATATAAACCTCACCCCGATGATTCTAAAAA AACAATCCTGACGCAAGAAGCTATCATCTCGGTTAAAGGTGTAAGTTTGAGCAGTTACCTGGAGGGCCTCCTCGCAAGCTCCATCTCAGTCAATGCAGGAAAG GGCCGCGAAGCTCTGGAGTGGGTGATCCGGCGGCTCAACACTGAAATCGAGGAACTAGCGGCGACAGCACGTGGAACGATACGCACCCCCATGGCCGCTGCTACCGTCAGTGACAAATGA
- the glyctk gene encoding glycerate kinase has product MARFLSLIRPQAFSPVFGRRKMSLDLGARQVFAAAVEAVQPDVVVRESLSRQGDSVEVVGAGRTFRMENNVHVVGFGKAVLGMAAEAERILGEHLVRGVVSVPRGLQQALQEHGKHHLLVKENSRIRVMEGAKHNLPDPDSQKAAESIAGLASALTEKDLLFVLISGGGSALLPAPIPPISLQEKLDVTRKLAAAGATIQELNTVRRAFSLLKGGGLARCAHPAQVVALILSDVIGDPLDLIASGPTVATKVEGPACRQQVQAVLQHYGLLDSAPASVKDVLERLAPPQGVQTEEVCRILNAVIGSNGVALRNASQRALELSFHPVVLSPGVCGDVRLVSRLYARLARFGQGASPELAAEMLELGPQVGVESGDLLRVMQTLEEGRGVACVLAGGEPTVELTGKGRGGRNQELAMRVGLELRDSRPPPDGPVFLSGGTDGQDGPTEAAGAVADASLHEDAQKQKLDPLGYLNDNDSFTFFQRLSGGRNLLIPGLTCTNVMDVHVLLIPQSSK; this is encoded by the exons ATGGCCCGATTTCTCTCCCTGATCCGACCTCAAGCGTTCTCGCCTGTCTTTGGAAGGAGGAAAATGTCCCTCGACTTGGGGGCGCGCCAGGTGTTTGCAGCGGCGGTGGAAGCCGTGCAGCCCGACGTCGTCGTCCGGGAGAGTTTGTCGCGACAGGGTGACAGCGTGGAGGTCGTCGGCGCCGGTCGCACGTTCCGGATGGAAAACAACGTGCACGTGGTCGGCTTCGGGAAGGCGGTGCTGGGCATGGCTGCGGAGGCGGAGAGGATTCTGGGAGAACACCTGGTTCGAGGAGTTGTCAGTGTGCCGCGTGGCCTTCAGCAGGCGTTGCAGGAGCATGGGAAACA CCACCTGCTGGTGAAAGAAAACAGCCGAATCCGGGTCATGGAGGGCGCAAAACACAACCTGCCGGATCCCGACTCGCAGAAGGCGGCGGAAAGCATCGCTGGGCTAGCAAGCGCCTTAACAGAGAAAGACCTGCTTTTTGTGCTGATTTCAG GTGGCGGCTCTGCGTTACTACCTGCCCCCATCCCGCCCATAAGCCTGCAAGAGAAGTTGGACGTCACCCGCAAACTGGCAGCCGCTGGGGCCACAATTCAGGAGTTGAACACGGTTCGACGGGCCTTCTCGCTCTTAAAGGGAGGAGGACTTGCTAGGTGTGCGCATCCTGCACAG GTCGTGGCACTGATACTATCTGACGTGATTGGCGATCCACTGGACCTGATAGCGAGCGGGCCCACGGTGGCGACTAAGGTGGAGGGTCCAGCGTGTCGCCAACAAGTCCAGGCTGTTCTCCAACACTACGGTTTGCTGGACTCGGCGCCCGCCTCTGTGAAGGATGTGCTCGAGAGACTCGCCCCACCTCAAGGAGTCCAAACGGAGGAGGTGTGTCGCATTCTCAACGCCGTCATTGGCTCCAATGGCGTCGCCCTCCGCAACGCCAGCCAGCGCGCCCTGGAGCTGAGTTTCCACCCTGTGGTGCTCTCCCCGGGGGTGTGCGGTGACGTGAGGTTGGTGTCGCGCCTCTACGCCCGCCTGGCTCGCTTCGGCCAGGGGGCTTCACCCGAGCTCGCCGCCGAGATGCTGGAGCTCGGGCCGCAAGTGGGCGTGGAGAGCGGGGACCTGCTTCGCGTGATGCAGACTTTGGAGGAGGGACGGGGTGTCGCTTGCGTTCTGGCTGGTGGCGAGCCCACAGTTGAACTGACAGGTAAAGGCCGCGGTGGCCGCAACCAAGAGCTGGCTATGAGAGTAGGACTGGAGCTGAGGGATTCGCGGCCCCCGCCGGACGGTCCCGTCTTCCTGAGTGGGGGAACCGACGGCCAGGACGGGCCCACCGAGGCGGCGGGGGCCGTCGCGGACGCGAGCTTGCACGAAGATGCCCAAAAACAAAAGCTGGACCCCCTCGGCTACCTGAATGACAATGATTCCTTTACTTTTTTTCAACGTCTGTCCGGTGGACGGAACTTACTCATACCGGGCCTCACGTGCACCAATGTCATGGATGTGCACGTTCTTCTTATTCCACAAAGCTCAAAATGA
- the tcta gene encoding T-cell leukemia translocation-altered gene protein homolog, with translation MMEEPWDFEILSRMADGCLSFLSEFVEDWLANDMRVSIFKILLSWLVFSLLAIHFAWKVYGNTVNDMYYRQGSGQNGGTPDAPPGLGRWGSSAGEPFKSHRD, from the exons ATGATGGAAGAACCGTGGGATTTCGAGATTCTCTCCCGTATGGCCGACGGCTGCTTGTCGTTTCTGTCTGAATTCGTGGAGGACTGGCTCGCCAACGACATGAGGGTCTCCATATTCAAGATCCTTCTCAGCTGGTTAGTTTTCAGTCTTCTGGCTATCCATTTCGCCTGGAAAGTCTACGGGAATACCGTGAACGATATGTATTATCGACAAG GTAGCGGCCAGAACGGCGGGACGCCCGACGCTCCGCCTGGCCTGGGCAGATG GGGGAGCTCAGCAGGGGAGCCATTCAAATCTCACAGGGATTAG
- the mon1bb gene encoding vacuolar fusion protein MON1 homolog B, whose product MDMDNHQEGETQGVKICDPSIKVNTAADTLATSLSLLGKHMFPDLVAEKAVQEEEQPQDVAEDPPQDIRNGLLSSSTEPEMEELQDDATDITQSDSEDFVVSVLAQAKLEEEQGLSSEGRSSPPLEASVQESTPAAHGASHHDEDVMAESWRRHRKHVFVLSEAGKPIYSRYGSEEALSSTMGVMMALVSFVQSGDNIIRSVYSEEHTVVFLQKGPLVLVCVSSSRQSEQQLRAELLYVYHQIVSMLTQASISRIFEHKKNYDLRRLLAGSEKILDGLLDLVDWDPSFLLSAVHCLPLAASLRDSLGQILQKAITPNLVFSILVAKKQLVTVVQERAVIDDARLEPADVHLLLNLVGASSAFRAGEIWTPICLPLFNPDCYFYAYISYLDPPECTVCLLLLSTDKEAFYAVADCKRRIEEAMTAQGSLALIAKARPYAVSQVGVADLRHFMYKPFDVPDNHRQLTQFTSPEMEAPYHTEEEKMRLLDLYRFMHSRIHSSSRPLKLIYHVAQRETLLAWVTSKFELYTCFSPLVTKACAITVITKLLRWIKKEEDRLFIRYPPKYSTTPNPAKSSRGAKAEAPDSADNSLLSLL is encoded by the exons ATGGACATGGACAATCATCAAGAAGGAGAGACGCAGGGAGTCAAGATTTGTGATCCATCCATAAAAGTCAACACAGCAG CGGACACCTTGGCAACCTCCCTTTCGCTTTTGGGGAAGCACATGTTCCCGGATCTGGTGGCCGAAAAGGCTGTGCAAGAAGAAGAGCAGCCACAAGATGTAGCAGAAGACCCTCCTCAGGACATTAGAAACGGACTCCTTTCTTCATCAACGGAGCCAGAAATGGAGGAGCTTCAAG ACGATGCCACGGATATCACACAAAGCGACTCGGAAGATTTTGTGGTCTCGGTGCTGGCCCAGGCCAAGCTGGAGGAGGAGCAAGGCCTCAGCTCGGAGGGTCGCTCATCGCCGCCGCTGGAGGCAAGTGTCCAGGAATCAACCCCCGCCGCGCACGGCGCAAGCCACCACGACGAGGACGTGATGGCAGAAAGCTGGCGGCGGCACAGGAAGCATGTTTTTGTGCTGAGCGAAGCCGGAAAGCCCATCTATTCGCGCTACGGCAGCGAAGAAGCACTGTCGTCCACGATGGGCGTGATGATGGCGCTGGTGTCCTTTGTGCAAAGTGGAGATAACATCATCCGCTCCGTCTACTCAG AGGAACACACGGTGGTCTTCCTCCAAAAGGGGCCCCTGGTGCTAGTGTGCGTGTCCAGCAGCCGGCAGTCAGAGCAGCAGCTGCGCGCCGAGCTCCTTTACGTCTACCACCAGATCGTCAGCATGCTGACGCAGGCCAGCATCTCCCGCATCTTCGAGCACAAGAAAAACTACGACCTGCGTCGTCTCCTGGCCGGCTCCGAGAAGATCCTGGACGGCCTCCTGGACCTGGTGGACTGGGACCCCAGCTTCCTGCTGTCGGCCGTGCACTGCCTGCCGCTGGCCGCCTCCCTCAGGGACTCGCTGGGCCAGATCTTGCAGAAGGCCATCACGCCCAACTTGGTTTTCTCCATTCTGGTGGCCAAGAAGCAACTGGTGACTGTGGTCCAGGAGCGGGCGGTCATCGACGACGCCCGGCTGGAGCCGGCCGACGTCCACCTGCTGCTCAACCTGGTGGGCGCCTCGTCCGCCTTTCGGGCCGGCGAGATCTGGACTCCCATCTGCTTGCCGCTCTTCAACCCCGACTGTTACTTCTATGCGTACATTTCGTACCTGGACCCGCCCGAGTGTACGGTGTGCCTGCTGCTGCTCTCCACCGACAAGGAGGCTTTCTACGCCGTGGCCGACTGCAAGCGTCGCATCGAGGAGGCCATGACGGCGCAGGGCTCGTTGGCGCTCATCGCCAAGGCACGGCCCTATGCCGTGAGTCAGGTGGGCGTGGCCGACCTCAGGCACTTCATGTACAAGCCCTTCGACGTTCCCGACAACCATCGCCAGCTTACACAGTTCACCAG CCCCGAAATGGAAGCCCCTTACcacacagaggaggagaaaatGAGACTTTTGGACCTTTACCGGTTCATGCACAGTCGCATCCACAGCAGCTCTCGACCCCTCAAGCTCATCTACCACGTGGCCCAGAGGGAAACTTTGCTTGCGTGG GTGACAAGTAAATTTGAGCTGTACACGTGCTTCAGTCCGCTGGTGACCAAGGCGTGCGCCATCACGGTCATCACCAAGCTCCTCCGCTGGATCAAGAAGGAGGAGGACCGCCTCTTTATCAGGTATCCGCCCAAGTACTCGACCACACCCAACCCCGCCAAAAGCTCGCGGGGGGCCAAGGCGGAGGCCCCGGACTCGGCCGACAACAGCTTGCTCTCTCTGCTATGA
- the brpf3a gene encoding bromodomain and PHD finger-containing protein 3 has protein sequence MQKARRLECKTAVRGHKMGRGRGRGRGRGRGSAGHLRSPSPYRLQLSPSRETLTYAQAQKIVEVDLDGRLHRINITDPLPVITEDEMMAQDIAECNSNKENSLQTQKKKANPNSKGRRNCKNDWQHNKRHRSQQQTASSNSPQPQSPLPEPTFRTLGSVRPPDAAPLPSAYYRFVEKSNDELDRVAEYDMDEEDLAWLEMVNHKRVSDGHASVSADTFELLIDRLERESILESRNQALSQCAVDEDAFCCVCLDDECLNSNVILFCDICNLAVHQECYGVPYVPEGQWLCRCCLQSPSRPVDCVLCPNRGGAFKQTCDGRWAHVVCAIWIPEVCFANTVFLEPVEGVKNIPPARWKLTCYLCKQKGRGASIQCHKANCYRAFHVTCAQKAGLYMKIDPVRETGVNGTTFSVKKTAFCEHHSPVGSRGQDGSGDESVEGRLVGGRGNRGQRSYTQSSPTPPAKRASKGAKKKGKGVGGSTRRSNVPVLLVPQIPSHRLNKICTGVEVQRKNQFMQRLHNYWLLKRQSRNGMPLIRRLHSHMQAHRTSEQKEPDEKLCAAREELRYWQKLRQDLERARLLVELIRKRERLKREQVKIQQAATELRLTPALVLLRTTLEQLQEKDTSKIFSQPVNLAEVPDYLEFVSRPMDLSTMRAKLEGHAYCSVAELEEDFELMISNCLKYNSKDTMFHKTALQLREVGGAVLRHAHRQSQSIGLDPSTGMHLPESPNRHGFQQCTWDDVDSLLNPDNRLHLSTDEQLKALLDKLDVVTSMRTSGGRTKRIRLLRREINSLRQKVNHQQQQSVTMLNAKNEEEDHVEEKMKPTKKTKKKIVDHGDDCPPVLELTCPASSPLPGDAPLEPPILGIITGGRRSPGRSYKRQRSSRAVAKNHDEDEAEVAETPSSRPEVVHEATPLGTPPSLPVVGVGRRTSVLFKKAKNGARAGKKRSPSQHNGKAAEEPGGGLVRAPASPYSPHVDVTTLTTGPPSPPSHRLRQSSDAEVEKHLGDGDLTNGNDASLEHDADNDQKVNTASPPKRSRGKPALTKDPISNNGDILESGKPTLLCPDSPTELAPLDLVWAKCRGYPSYPAMIVDPDMPQEGLLHNGIPIPVPPVEVLKLGEWRRAEVGQKLFLVLFFDTKRTWQWLPQDKLLPMGMDDTVDKLRLMEGKKPSVRKSVHTAYDRAMMHLNRIRDNLNFTPSSNFL, from the exons ATGCAGAAGGCAAGAAGGCTGGAATGTAAGACAGCTGTAAGAGGACACAAGATGGGTCGCGGCCGAGGCAGAGGGCGAGGCAGGGGCAGGGGCTCGGCGGGCCACTTGCGCTCACCCTCACCCTACAGACTGCAGCTCTCTCCTTCTAGGGAGACGCTGACATACGCCCAGGCGCAGAAGATCGTGGAGGTGGACCTGGACGGCAGGCTGCATCGAATCAACATTACAGACCCCCTGCCGGTGATCACCGAGGACGAAATGATGGCTCAGGATATCGCCGAGTGTAACAGCAACAAGGAGAACAGTTTGCAGACCCAAAAGAAAAAGGCCAACCCCAACAGCAAAGGGAGAAGGAATTGCAAAAACGATTGGCAGCACAACAAACGGCACCGGTCCCAGCAGCAAACGGCATCTTCCAATTCCCCCCAGCCCCAGAGCCCGCTACCGGAGCCCACCTTCCGCACGCTGGGATCCGTCCGCCCTCCGGACGCCGCCCCCCTGCCATCTGCCTATTACCGCTTTGTGGAGAAGTCGAACGACGAGCTGGACAGGGTGGCCGAGTACGACATGGACGAGGAAGATCTGGCCTGGCTGGAGATGGTAAACCACAAGAGGGTCTCGGACGGTCACGCGTCCGTGTCCGCTGACACCTTCGAGCTGCTGATAGACCGCCTGGAGAGGGAATCCATCTTGGAGTCCCGCAACCAGGCGCTGTCTCAGTGCGCGGTGGACGAGGACGCCTTCTGCTGCGTGTGCCTGGACGACGAGTGTCTGAATAGCAACGTCATCCTCTTTTGCGACATCTGCAACCTGGCGGTGCACCAGGAATGCTACGGGGTGCCGTACGTGCCCGAGGGCCAGTGGTTGTGTCGCTGCTGCCTGCAATCGCCCTCCCGCCCCGTGGATTGCGTGCTGTGCCCCAACCGAGGAGGTGCCTTCAAGCAGACCTGTGACGGGCGCTGGGCCCACGTGGTGTGCGCCATTTGGATCCCGGAGGTATGCTTTGCCAACACCGTCTTCCTGGAGCCCGTGGAGGGGGTGAAGAATATCCCCCCCGCCCGCTGGAAGCTCACTTGCTACCTGTGCAAGCAGAAGGGCCGGGGGGCGTCCATCCAGTGCCACAAAGCCAATTGCTACCGAGCCTTTCACGTCACCTGCGCCCAGAAAGCCGGACTCTACATGAAGATAGACCCCGTCCGGGAAACGGGGGTCAATGGGACCACCTTCTCCGTGAAAAAGACGGCCTTCTGCGAGCACCATTCCCCGGTGGGATCCAGAGGGCAAGATGGATCCGGGGACGAGTCGGTGGAAGGTAGACTGGTAGGGGGTAGGGGAAACAGGGGACAGAGGTCCTACACTCAGAGTTCGCCGACGCCGCCGGCCAAGAGGGCGTCCAAGGGAGCCAAAAAGAAGGGCAAAGGGGTCGGGGGGTCTACGCGCCGTTCAAATGTGCCTGTACTGCTTGTGCCTCAAATTCCTTCTCACAG GCTGAACAAGATCTGCACAGGAGTTGAAGTACAGCGGAAGAACCAGTTCATGCAGCGGCTTCACAATTACTGGCTACTAAAGCGACAGTCTCGGAACGGAATGCCTTTAATACGTCGACTTCACTCCCACATGCAGGCCCACCGGACTTCTGAACAG AAGGAGCCAGATGAAAAGCTGTGCGCCGCTCGAGAGGAGCTTCGCTACTGGCAAAAGTTGCGGCAAGATCTGGAACGAGCCAGACTTCTGGTAGAACTTATTCGCAAGAGAGAACGGCTAAAGAGGGAACAG GTGAAAATTCAGCAGGCTGCCACAGAGCTAAGGTTGACGCCGGCGCTGGTGCTCCTGAGGACCACCTTGGAACAACTGCAGGAGAAGGACACGTCCAAAATCTTCTCCCAGCCCGTCAATCTAGCAGAG GTCCCAGACTACCTAGAGTTCGTATCCCGACCCATGGATCTGTCCACCATGAGGGCCAAGCTAGAGGGACACGCCTACTGCTCTGTCGCTGAACTGGAGGAGGACTTTGAGCTCATGATCTCCAACTGCCTCAAGTACAACTCCAAGGACACCATGTTCCACAAAACCGCCTTGCAGCTACGCGAGGTGGGCGGGGCAGTCTTGCGCCACGCCCACCGGCAGTCACAGAGCATCGGCCTGGACCCGAGCACGGGCATGCACCTGCCCGAGTCACCCAACCGGCATGGCTTCCAGCAGTGCACCTGGGACGACG TCGACTCCCTCTTGAACCCCGACAACAGGCTTCACCTGAGCACAGACGAGCAGCTGAAGGCTTTGCTGGACAAACTGGACGTGGTGACGTCCATGAGGACAAGCGGCGGACGGACCAAACGCATTCGGCTACTGCGACGGGAAATCAACAGTCTTCGGCAGAAGGTGAACCATCAGCAGCAGCAAAGTGTAACGATGCTTAATGCcaagaatgaggaggaagaccACGTAGAAGAGAAGATGAAGCCCACAAAGAAGACTAAAAAGAAGATTGTGGATCATGGAG ACGACTGCCCTCCCGTGTTAGAACTCACATGCCCGGCGTCTTCTCCGCTACCGGGCGACGCCCCGCTAGAACCACCCATCTTGGGCATCATAACGGGAGGCCGACGGTCGCCCGGCCGCTCCTACAAGCGGCAGAGATCATCGCGGGCCGTCGCCAAAAACCACGACGAGGACGAGGCCGAGGTGGCAGAGACGCCGTCTTCACGGCCAGAAGTTGTGCATGAGGCCACGCCGTTGGGAACGCCGCCATCTTTACCCGTGGTGGGTGTAGGCAGGCGTACGTCTGTGCTGTTCAAGAAGGCCAAAAATGGCGCCAGGGCGGGCAAGAAGAGGTCGCCGTCGCAGCACAATGGGAAAGCGGCGGAGGAGCCGGGCGGCGGATTGGTCCGAGCGCCCGCCAGCCCGTATTCACCTCACGTTGACGTTACCACTTTAACGACCGGACCTCCCTCGCCCCCATCACACCGCTTGCGACAAAGCTCCGACGCCGAGGTGGAAAAACATCTTGGAGATGGAG ACCTAACGAACGGAAATGACGCCTCGTTGGAACACGATGCCGACAACGACCAAAAAGTCAA CACGGCGTCTCCTCCCAAACGCAGCCGAGGGAAACCCGCTCTGACCAAGGATCCCATCAGCAACAATGGAGACATCTTAGAATCAG GCAAACCTACACTTCTTTGTCCGGACAGTCCGACGGAGTTGGCCCCTCTCGATCTGGTGTGGGCCAAATGCAGAGGCTACCCATCTTACCCGGCCATG ATCGTTGACCCGGACATGCCCCAGGAAGGACTCCTCCACAACGGCATCCCCATCCCGGTGCCTCCCGTGGAGGTGCTCAAGCTGGGCGAGTGGAGGCGAGCGGAGGTGGGACAAAAGCTCTTCCTGGTGCTTTTCTTCGACACTAAAAGGACTTG gcAGTGGCTCCCTCAGGATAAACTGCTGCCTATGGGAATGGACGACACGGTGGACAAACTACGCCTGATGGAAGGCAAGAAGCCAAGCGTTCGTAAGTCGGTTCACACGGCGTATGACCGAGCCATGATGCACTTGAATCGCATTCGAGACAACCTCAATTTTACACCCAGCTCCaactttttatga
- the grik6 gene encoding putative glutamate receptor: MLFVFILWSVGIFNIGTCTADQSELRITTILQEPYAMAKGSQLEGFCMDLLSEVAKKLDFKYKVHLVKDGSYGRQDDKGRWNGMVGEVVRGEADLAIAPLTLTALREKVVGMSKPFMQTGISILLRKDISEGSGFFDFLTPFSLETWIGIIIAYLGTALCLSLAARVSPSEWSQPQSEQNTFSLPHSLWYAVGALTLQGAGPHPRSFSGRVICCSWWLFALAILACYFSNLSSSKSPESTQLNVKGFEDLAKQDVIQYGCLSASSTLAFFKNSDNPVYRRIYEHMERSKSLVDTMDEGIRRAREGNFAFIGESVSLDLAVARHCDLVRVHEVVGMRGYSIATTLGSPIIKNLSVAILQLSEAGELAYLQSKWWASSCLEDKTKVTALHPHSLKGMFAVLALGLTLGTLLAVLELASRSRSRAADETRSFCRVLTEELGSRFRKHDNNGATKRAQEPAEKETEKA, from the exons ATGCTGTTTGTCTTCATTTTATGGTCTGTTGGGATCTTCAACATTGGGACATGCACTGCGG ACCAATCAGAGCTGAGAATCACGACAATCCTG CAAGAGCCTTACGCAATGGCCAAAGGCTCCCAATTGGAAGGCTTTTGCATGGACTTGCTGTCGGAAGTGGCTAAAAAGCTGGACTTCAAATACAAAGTGCACCTGGTCAAGGACGGCTCCTACGGCAGACAAGACGACAAAGGGCGCTGGAACGGGATGGTCGGCGAAGTGGTGAGAGGG GAGGCGGACCTGGCCATCGCCCCGCTGACCCTCACCGCACTCCGGGAGAAGGTCGTTGGCATGAGCAAACCCTTCATGCAGACGGGAATAAGCATCCTTCTGAGGAAGGACATCTCCGAGGGCAGCGGATTCTTTGATTTCCTGACTCCCTTTTCGCTTGAGACTTGGATTGGTATCATCATCGCCTACCTGGGAACTGCACTCTGCCTCTCACTGGCGGCAAG AGTCAGCCCAAGTGAGTGGAGCCAACCTCAAAGTGAGCAGAACACTTTCAGCCTTCCACACAGCCTGTGGTATGCCGTTGGAGCGCTTACGCTACAAG GTGCCGGTCCCCATCCTCGCTCTTTTTCCGGCCGCGTCATCTGCTGCAGCTGGTGGCTTTTTGCGCTGGCCATCTTGGCTTGTTACTTCTCCAATCTCAGCTCATCCAAGAGCCCCGAATCCACTCAGCTCAACGTCAAAGGCTTTGAAGACTTGGCCAAGCAGGACGTCATCCAGTACGGCTGCCTGAGCGCCTCCTCCACGCTGGCCTTTTTCAAG AATTCCGACAACCCGGTTTATCGCAGGATCTACGAGCACATGGAAAGAAGTAAAAGTCTGGTAGACACCATGGATGAAGGAATCCGCCGAGCCAGGGAGGGCAATTTTGCCTTTATTGGAGAGTCGGTATCGCTGGACTTGGCTGTGGCACGCCACTGCGACCTGGTCCGGGTGCACGAGGTGGTTGGCATGAGGGGATACAGCATTGCCACCACGCTTG GATCTCCCATCATAAAGAACTTGAGCGTGGCCATCCTGCAGCTGAGCGAGGCAGGCGAGCTGGCGTATCTGCAGAGCAAATGGTGGGCCAGCAGCTGTCTGGAGGACAAGACCAAGGTGACAGCTTTACATCCGCATAGTCTCAAGGGAATGTTCGCCGTGCTCGCGCTTGGCCTGACCTTGGGAACGCTGCTGGCTGTGCTGGAACTCGCCTCCAGGAGTCGCAGCAGAGCGGCGGACGAGACG AGATCCTTCTGCCGGGTGCTGACCGAAGAACTCGGCTCTCGTTTCCGAAAACACGACAACAATGGGGCGACAAAGCGAGCTCAAGAGCCTGctgaaaaagaaacagaaaaggCATAG